From the genome of Triticum aestivum cultivar Chinese Spring chromosome 3B, IWGSC CS RefSeq v2.1, whole genome shotgun sequence, one region includes:
- the LOC123067831 gene encoding RING-H2 finger protein ATL78-like — protein MSNHAVAAAAASGLLVMRSVEATASWFSVDPAPPDAGYQFAVFVKCSVKRSLEFRGRGQPPIVMHQAYIGPSNGSAMKFLVRDLSALQSDGACRWALRRMLARMPQLRVLRLADDEWDGVVPSNVVPQIVRVACGDSATRGFTFRFVMEVDRRFIHDEQALLMACKERDLGGSDRPDNCPICLEGLDGEPAVQPPRCPHAFHRRCIFRWFCQATTCPICRSDVRICALPEFLAL, from the coding sequence ATGTCGAATCacgccgtcgccgctgccgccgcttctGGCCTATTAGTCATGCGCAGTGTCGAGGCGACCGCCAGCTGGTTCTCCGTCGATCCCGCGCCGCCCGACGCTGGGTACCAGTTCGCGGTGTTCGTGAAGTGCTCCGTGAAGCGCTCCCTGGAGTTCCGCGGACGCGGCCAGCCACCGATCGTGATGCACCAGGCGTACATCGGGCCAAGCAACGGCTCCGCCATGAAGTTCCTCGTCAGAGACCTCTCCGCGCTCCAGAGCGACGGTGCCTGCCGCTGGGCGCTCCGCAGGATGCTGGCGAGAATGCCCCAGCTCCGGGTGCTCCGCCTTGCCGACGACGAGTGGGACGGCGTCGTACCCTCGAACGTGGTGCCGCAGATCGTCCGCGTGGCGTGCGGCGACAGCGCCACCCGCGGCTTCACCTTCCGCTTCGTCATGGAGGTGGACCGGCGGTTCATACATGACGAGCAGGCTCTCCTGATGGCGTGCAAGGAGAGGGACCTGGGCGGCAGCGACAGGCCCGACAACTGCCCGATCTGCTTGGAGGGACTGGATGGAGAGCCTGCCGTGCAGCCGCCAAGGTGCCCGCACGCGTTCCACCGCCGGTGCATTTTCAGGTGGTTCTGCCAGGCGACGACGTGCCCGATTTGCCGCAGCGACGTGAGGATCTGTGCCCTGCCGGAGTTTCTTGCTCTGTAG